In Uranotaenia lowii strain MFRU-FL chromosome 2, ASM2978415v1, whole genome shotgun sequence, one genomic interval encodes:
- the LOC129741579 gene encoding uncharacterized protein LOC129741579 translates to MPGEKLNELLRKREYLFASLTRLGHFLVNFDPLNHGGQIQSRLEKLDAMWNEFLALQIEIQILDKNNDLARDSFETSERFENQYFEFRAALLANLPVPPRLVSNADHTLARNNTTLGMHSGVRLPQISIPSFDGDYRNWLTFKATFESLIHEADELSEVQKFHYLKSALKGEAAKLIESLTVTNENYLIAWETISKRYSNEKLLKKRHLQALMEYPRIDKPTASAIHGLVDEFEQRLKILQQLGEKVDDWGAMIVFWMCNKLDVSTLQLWEDHSAPLENPSFKDLVNFLERRTRVLEAVSSNSSDFSSVQQRSNFKRNPVGVHVGAEDAKQQLNCVCCGQSHYMSQCERFIKMSLKEKLDFINTKRLCSSCLKSGHWARNCNSKFRCRTCNQKHHSFIHPGFANVEERSTVNSAMAPCSSHSLENDQTNVENPVEAEEQVGSFSAGVKAGSSCVFLSTVMLTVKDYNGAKHMVRALLDNGSQANIISERLCQILKLKRRAINVPICGVGQAETRARHSVRATIGSRVKDFSIGMDFLVLQRVTTNLPSRTVPVEHWKIPERYNLADPEFNVSHRIDLLVGAENFYDLLYQNELKRVSLGPGLPFLVDTVFGWVVSGKAMVPSETPIACNVAVASDGLERQLERFWIVESNDEKPVWTLEEINTEENFVKHHSRDPSGRYIVRLPKHLNFERMLGRSEVSALERFRKLERRLAHDLELKRQYHEFMKEYLELKHMRKVPEDELATISSGNNKRKVYYLPHHPVVKESSTTTKVRVVFDGSARTDSGYSLNDCLMKGPIIQEDLLSLLLRFRKHEIALVGDVEKMYRQVILHSDDTPLQRIFWRFSETEPIDVYELLTVTYGLTPSSFLATRCLTQLAADVGSRYTRASKALVSDFYVDDCISGATTIDEAILLRDELVAAMKEGGFSLRKICSNRPEVLADLPEDQLGTNLTITFDFSPGEEVKTLGITWDPNADDLRFLHNISSEHITWTRRHILSAIAKLFDPLGLIAPVVVSAKIIMQELALLQTKWDEPVPQTIDQKWKIYYDQIPKLSELRISRFAFTSGYTDVQLHCFSDASERAYGACIYVRSTDAHGAVRVEILSAKSRVAPLKRLTLPRLELCAAKEAANLYSRVVKALSLDSVEAHFWSDSTVVLHWLKAQPNTWNTFVANRVSSIQTRTYGHRWHHIAGKENPADLVSRGLPVGDFLESELWRVGPKWLQEAEDVWPTATEEITIGDEDLEMRKTVCSVTTAPEPHRLFLLSSSFTTSIRIVAFCLRFVHYFKHRNQQESTLLLTAEEFRKAKIALTRLAQSEIYAEEMKQLRKNHQVSSNSPLKLLNPFLDQEGVIRVGGRLRNSLEQYDVKHPAVIPPSHPFTNMAIDYFHQKTIHGSHKLTLSALRQEFWPIHGKRAVKQVLRKCHFCFRVNPKPYQQPMGQLPSTRVRPSRPFHITGVDYCGPFYLKPPHRRASPPKCFIAVFICFSTKALHLELVGDLTTSSFISALRRFVGYHGVPAEIHSDNAKNFVGAKHELRKLYDILHQRQSHEAIANELSQQSIEWRFIPPRAPNFGGLWEAAVRNVKTSLKKSIGLHQLSHEDFHTLLVQITSALNSRPLSPLSDDPSDVDALTPSHFLIGCPMTDLPDKDFRSVPTNRLTHYQQRQQLFQHYWQRWSREYLTELQTSSASCRRSSIRVGSIVVLREDNTPPLCWPLARIIAVHPGQDNVVRVVTIKTATGVYKRSVYRLCPLPSEEVDTNDKILDVNVA, encoded by the coding sequence ATGCCTGGGGAAAAACTGAACGAGCTTTTGCGGAAGAGGGAGTATTTGTTTGCGTCTTTGACGAGGTTGGGGCATTTTCTGGTAAATTTCGATCCATTGAATCATGGCGGGCAAATACAATCTCGATTGGAAAAATTGGATGCTATGTGGAATGAATTTTTGGCCCTTCAAATCGAAATACAAATCCTGGACAAAAATAACGATCTGGCTAGGGACAGTTTTGAAACATCGGAGAGGTTTGagaatcaatattttgaatttcggGCGGCGCTTCTGGCAAATCTTCCAGTCCCACCTCGACTTGTGTCGAATGCGGATCACACTTTGGCACGGAATAACACGACTTTGGGAATGCATAGTGGGGTGCGACTGCCACAGATTTCAATTCCGAGTTTTGATGGAGATTACCGGAACTGGTTGACTTTCAAGGCCACTTTTGAGTCACTCATTCATGAGGCGGATGAATTGAGTGAGGTTCAAAAATTTCACTACCTTAAATCGGCGTTGAAGGGTGAGGCGGCAAAACTTATTGAATCTCTGACCGTCACTAACGAGAACTATCTGATTGCATGGGAAACGATTTCGAAAAGGTACTCGAACGAGAAGTTGCTGAAGAAGCGTCATCTACAGGCGTTGATGGAATATCCGCGAATCGACAAACCAACAGCTTCAGCTATTCACGGTTTGGTTGATGAATTTGAGCAGAGGTTAAAAATTCTGCAGCAGCTAGGCGAAAAGGTCGACGACTGGGGGGCGATGATAGTTTTCTGGATGTGCAACAAGTTGGATGTGAGTACGCTTCAATTATGGGAGGATCATTCTGCCCCGTTGGAGAACCCGTCGTTTAAAGATTTGGTTAATTTTCTAGAGAGAAGAACACGTGTGCTAGAAGCAGTATCATCCAACTCTTCTGATTTCTCTTCAGTTCAGCAGCGGTCGAATTTTAAGCGGAATCCAGTTGGAGTCCATGTTGGTGCGGAAGATGCTAAGCAACAGTTGAATTGCGTTTGCTGTGGACAATCGCATTACATGTCGCAATGCGAAAGATTCATCAAAATGTCGTTGAAGGAGAAGCTGGATTTCATTAACACCAAGCGGCTCTGTAGTAGCTGCCTCAAAAGTGGACATTGGGCACGGAATTGTAATTCAAAGTTTCGGTGCAGAACTTGCAATCAAAAGCACCACTCTTTCATTCACCCTGGTTTTGCAAATGTCGAGGAAAGGTCTACGGTGAACAGTGCAATGGCTCCTTGTTCCAGTCACTCCCTTGAGAATGATCAGACAAACGTGGAGAATCCAGTTGAAGCGGAAGAACAGGTTGGTTCATTCAGCGCTGGGGTAAAAGCAGGCTCTTCTTGTGTATTTTTGTCAACGGTTATGCTAACGGTGAAGGATTACAACGGAGCCAAGCACATGGTTAGAGCCCTATTGGATAACGGCTCTCAAGCGAACATTATTAGTGAAAGGTtatgtcaaattttaaaattgaaacgaaGGGCGATAAATGTTCCGATTTGTGGAGTTGGGCAAGCTGAAACAAGGGCGCGACATTCGGTTAGAGCAACGATTGGTTCTCGGGTAAAAGATTTTTCGATTGGCATGGATTTCTTGGTTTTGCAGCGGGTGACTACAAATTTACCTTCACGTACGGTACCAGTTGAACATTGGAAAATACCAGAGAGATACAATCTTGCAGATCCGGAGTTTAACGTTAGTCATCGAATCGATTTGTTGGTTGGCGCAGAGAACTTTTATGACCTTTTATACCAGAATGAGTTGAAGCGAGTTTCTCTGGGTCCTGGGTTGCCTTTCTTGGTGGATACAGTGTTCGGGTGGGTGGTCTCTGGAAAAGCAATGGTTCCATCCGAAACACCAATCGCTTGCAACGTGGCTGTGGCTTCCGATGGCTTAGAACGTCAGCTCGAACGATTCTGGATAGTGGAAAGTAACGATGAGAAACCCGTGTGGACTTTGGAGGAAATAAATACCGAAGAAAATTTCGTAAAACACCATTCTCGAGATCCATCCGGAAGATATATTGTACGATTGCCCAAACACTTGAATTTTGAACGTATGCTTGGAAGGTCTGAAGTTTCGGCTTTGGAAAGATTCCGTAAATTAGAAAGGCGTTTGGCACATGATTTGGAATTGAAACGACAATATCATGAATTTATGAAGGAGTATTTAGAGCTGAAACACATGCGCAAGGTTCCGGAAGATGAATTGGCGACTATAAGCAGTGGAAATAATAAACGGAAAGTTTATTACTTACCCCACCACCCGGTCGTCAAGGAATCCAGCACGACAACAAAGGTGCGTGTAGTTTTTGATGGCTCTGCGCGCACGGATAGCGGATATTCACTTAATGATTGCCTGATGAAGGGCCCAATTATTCAGGAGGATCTTCTCAGCCTCTTACTCCGATTTCGGAAACATGAAATCGCGCTAGTAGGAGATGTGGAGAAGATGTACAGGCAGGTGATTCTTCACAGTGATGATACTCCGCTGCAACGAATCTTCTGGAGATTTTCAGAAACTGAACCCATCGACGTTTACGAATTACTAACCGTGACCTACGGGTTAACACCATCGTCATTCCTAGCAACAAGATGTCTAACTCAGCTGGCCGCAGATGTAGGATCCCGCTACACGAGAGCCTCGAAAGCTCTAGTAAGCGATTTTTACGTGGATGATtgtatctctggagccactacaaTTGATGAGGCAATTCTACTTCGAGACGAACTGGTTGCAGCAATGAAAGAAGGTGGATTTTCCCTTAGAAAAATCTGTTCAAATCGACCCGAAGTTTTAGCTGATCTACCCGAAGACCAACTAGGAACCAATCTGACGATCACATTTGATTTCAGTCCCGGAGAAGAAGTAAAAACATTAGGAATCACTTGGGATCCTAACGCTGATGATTTACGTTTTCTGCACAATATTTCCTCTGAACACATTACGTGGACTAGAAGGCATATTCTTTcggcaatcgcaaaactattTGACCCTCTCGGTCTTATTGCTCCAGTAGTTGTTTCGGCTAAAATTATTATGCAAGAATTGGCTCTACTGCAGACGAAATGGGACGAGCCTGTCCCCCAGACCATCGACCAAAAATGGAAGATTTATTATGATCAGATACCCAAACTTTCTGAATTAAGAATCAGCAGATTTGCATTTACTTCCGGATATACAGACGTTCAACTCCACTGTTTTTCTGATGCGTCAGAACGCGCATACGGCGCATGTATTTACGTACGTTCTACCGACGCACATGGTGCGGTACGCGTAGAAATACTTTCGGCTAAATCACGTGTTGCTCCTCTAAAGCGCTTAACCTTGCCGAGGCTAGAACTGTGTGCTGCTAAGGAAGCTGCGAATCTTTATTCTCGAGTTGTTAAAGCGCTATCTCTCGACAGTGTCGAGGCTCACTTTTGGTCAGACTCGACGGTTGTGCTTCACTGGTTGAAGGCGCAGCCCAACACTTGGAATACTTTTGTGGCGAATCGTGTTTCATCCATTCAAACTCGAACCTACGGACATCGATGGCATCACATCGCCGGCAAGGAAAATCCTGCCGATTTGGTTTCTCGCGGACTTCCGGTTGGAGATTTTCTCGAAAGCGAATTGTGGAGAGTGGGTCCAAAATGGTTACAGGAAGCAGAAGATGTTTGGCCAACGGCAACGGAAGAAATTACAATCGGTGACGAGGATCTAGAAATGCGGAAAACGGTTTGTTCTGTTACTACAGCACCAGAACCCCATCGCCTCTTTTTGCTGAGTTCATCGTTCACAACTTCGATCAGAATTGTTGCATTTTGTTTAAGATTTGTCCACTACTTCAAACACCGTAACCAACAAGAGAGCACCCTTTTGCTGACGGCAGAAGAATTCCGTAAAGCTAAAATTGCGTTGACCAGGTTAGCTCAATCGGAGATTTACGCTGAGGAGATGAAGCAACTACGCAAAAATCATCAGGTGTCCAGCAACTCGCCGCTAAAGTTATTGAACCCATTTTTGGATCAAGAAGGAGTCATTCGCGTAGGTGGTCGTTTACGCAACTCCCTTGAGCAGTACGATGTCAAGCATCCAGCTGTAATTCCCCCCTCACATCCATTCACCAACATGGCCATTGACTATTTTCACCAGAAGACGATTCACGGTAGTCATAAGTTGACTCTTTCTGCCTTGCGTCAGGAATTTTGGCCTATACACGGAAAAAGAGCAGTAAAACAAGTCCTACGGAAATGCCACTTCTGTTTTCGTGTGAATCCCAAACCGTACCAGCAGCCAATGGGTCAGCTACCCTCCACCAGAGTCCGCCCTAGTAGACCATTTCACATTACCGGTGTTGATTATTGCGGCCCGTTCTATTTGAAACCACCACACAGACGAGCGTCGCCCCCGAAATGTTTTATTGCTGTTTTCATCTGCTTCTCCACGAAGGCACTCCACCTCGAGCTCGTTGGAGACCTCACCACCAGCAGCTTTATCTCCGCTCTAAGAAGATTCGTTGGATATCATGGTGTGCCAGCCGAAATTCATTCAGATAACGCCAAAAACTTCGTTGGAGCTAAGCACGAGCTTAGGAAACTTTATGACATCCTCCATCAGCGCCAAAGTCACGAAGCCATCGCCAATGAACTTTCGCAGCAGAGCATTGAATGGCGTTTCATTCCTCCCAGAGCTCCCAACTTCGGTGGACTATGGGAGGCCGCAGTGCGCAATGTAAAAacgtcattaaaaaaatcaatcggctTGCACCAACTGTCGCACGAAGACTTCCATACCCTACTGGTGCAAATTACCTCTGCCCTTAACTCTCGACCATTATCCCCCCTCAGCGATGACCCGTCAGACGTAGACGCTCTTACTCCCTCTCATTTTTTAATTGGATGCCCCATGACCGACCTGCCAGACAAAGATTTTCGAAGTGTTCCCACAAACCGCCTAACCCACTACCAGCAGCGTCAACAGCTGTTCCAGCACTACTGGCAACGATGGAGTCGCGAGTACCTCACCGAGCTTCAAACGTCCAGCGCATCGTGTCGTCGGAGCTCTATTCGTGTCGGGAGCATCGTCGTGCTACGAGAGGACAACACTCCGCCACTTTGCTGGCCCCTGGCCCGGATCATCGCAGTGCACCCAGGACAGGACAATGTCGTCAGAGTGGTAACCATCAAAACCGCTACAGGAGTTTACAAACGATCGGTGTATCGACTGTGTCCCTTACCGTCTGAAGAAGTTGATACGAATGATAAAATATTAGATGTTAATGTAGCTTAA